In Leptolyngbya sp. NIES-2104, the genomic window GCTAATCATGAGTTGAGTCAGATTATCGTCGTGTTGGGCAGTTTGAATGGCTCCCGCAGAAACAGCAGTGATGGAATGAGATTCGCTGTCATCCAGTTCGCTGAGTAGTTCAGAAACAGGGCGAGTATTTCCTGAAACAACATCTGCCCACCCTTGCCGAAAGCTTTCTACGGCTGATTCTCTCAGTTCTTCATCTTCTGAGTCATCAACCAGAACAATCACTTTGATTACAGAGTCTTGAGGAATCTGCTCAAGCGGAAGATTTGGCAGAGCTATCTTCCCGTTTTGATCAATTTTGGCTGGAAGCTCAAACGCCTTCATTGGAACCTACTCTTTGATTTTCCATTATTTTAATTGGCTCAGTCAGATTTTGTATCAATTGAGGCGGGTTGTCGGATTATTGTGACGATCGCGCTCGATTTTGCGCTTTACTTGAACAACAGATGATCAAAGCAAGTCTACGGAATGTGGGAACCTCTTACAAAGAAGCTTGGAAGCGGGGTAGTATTGCGTAGAATGAGGAAAAACGCTGAGAGGTTCACATGAATACAGAACTTAAAGTCAGCCAGTCAAATCTGTACCAAACAGATTATCAATTGTGGATTCAGGACACCGTTGAGAAGCTAAAACATCAAGATTATAGTCAAGTTGACTGGGAGAATCTGCTTGACGAGATCGAAGATATGGGAAAAAGCGAACGGAGAAGTTTAGCCAGCAATTTAACGATCGTCTTATTGCACCTTTTGAAGTGGCAATATCAATGCGATCGTAGATCAGAAAGTTGGAGATTGAGCATTGTCGAACATCAGATCCGAATCGAAGAAGCGCTAGAAGATTCTCCGAGTCTTAAGAGATATTTAGAAGAGATTCTTGAGAAGCAATACCGTAAAGCAATTCGGCTTGCAAGTGCAGAAACTGGATTGCCGTCTGAAACATTTCCTAGCAAATGTCCTTATGTGATCGACAAAGTTTTAAAAGCCGATCTATCCGAATTCTCGTAGTAGCTCAATCGCTTTCTCTGCTTGCACACTTGGAACAAAAAGATGATCGTGATAGTAAGCCGAAATCGCATTGACGCTAATTTCGTGTTCAGCAAGTTTTTGAGTAATTGCTGCTAAGAATCCAACCGCTTCTAAACTAGAGTGAACCGATAATGTAATGAGGCGAAAAACTGAATTGTAGGAGATGTTTGCTTGATTGGCTTGTTGTCGATCGAGAATTAATGTCAGTCCTTCCTCTTCACGAAATGCACAAATCGGATCAAGTTTTAGCCAATCCGTATTCTGAGAATCAAGACTACAAAAAACATATTCACCATCCCGAAGAATGGGATTCATTGACTTTAGTAATTCAGATAAATCTGTTTCTCCTGACATTAAAATTCCGCTTCATCGGTTAGCGTTTCAATTAATAAATCTACCTGTTTTTGCCGTTCTGCTAAAAACGATTCACATTGGCGTAAATAGTTAACTGCCGCAGAAAACTCTTCAAACACATCTGCTAATTCCAATTCACCCGATTCAATCCGCGTCAAAATGCGCTCGACTTTCGCTACTGTCTCTTCGTAGTTCCAAGAAGATTCAGCAGCAAGACGAGGCAATTTTTCAGGTTTCGCATTTGAGGATTGATTCATTAGAAAAGTCGATCGCTAATTCATTTATATCGTCTTATCTTCAGACTCGACTGATACGCTGGTCACAGTAACACCAATTTGCCCTTTTCCAAGCTGAATCGTTAAATTTTCGCCCGCGTGAACGTCTTCGGTCGATCGCACAATTCTCGATTCTGATCGCACGACCGCATATCCCCGTTTTAAAACTGCCGCCGGATCAAGTGTGGTCAATTTTTCCTGAAGCATTTCACAGTGCTGCTCAGCCGTTTGAAACCGTCTCTGCGTCGATTGAATCAATCGTTGACGCAACCATGAAACGACCTGAGCTTCTTGTTTCAAAGACCGATCGAGCTTCAATCGAGAAATACGATCGCGCAATCCACTCAATCGATCGTGTTCCACACTCAAATATTGCAGCACTGCCAAATTCAAAGATTGAAGTCGATCGTGATGCAACTCATACAAATCCGACAAACAAGGAACCGCCTGTTCTGCCGCCGCTGTGGGAGTATGCGCCATCACATCCGCTGCCAAATCGGAAAGCGACTCGTCTCTTTGGTGTCCGATGCCTGCAATGACTGGAATCGAGCAGTTTGCGATCGCCCTTACAACATCTTCATCATTAAAACAGACCATATCTTCGATCGCACCGCCTCCTCGTGATAGAATTAGTACATCTGCTCTTCCATCCCGCTCGACTCGTTTGATCGCGCTTACCATCGAGGCGGGTGCTTGATCTCCTTGCACTAATGCAGGCGAAAACAGCACTCGTAAACCGGGATACCGTCGCTTGAGCGTTCTTTGAATGTCTCCCCAGGCGGCGGCTTGCGGTGAAGTCACCACTGCCACGGTTTGCGGATGAGTCGGAATCGGGCGCTTGCGTTCCGGGTCAAACAGTCCCTCGGCTTCGAGACGGTCTTTGAGTTGACGCGATCGTAAAGCGCGTAAGCCTTCCCCCGCTGGAAGTGCTTGCCAGACAATCAACTGATAGCTGCCTCGATGCGGCTGCACATGCACACGACCGAGCAAAATCAACTGTTCACCCGGAGCGGGTAACGTCGTTAACTTATGCAACTGACTATTCCAGACCACACATTGAATCGTCGCTTTGGCATCCGGATCTTGCAGCGTGAAAAACAACCCGCTGCGATACCGCGTCGCACTCGACACTTCTCCGGTGAGCCAGACTTGGCGCAGTTGATCATCCTGCTCGACCAGCGACTGAATGTAAGCCGTAAGACCCGCCACCGTCAGGGCGGTATCCGGTACCAACAAATTCGGCAGTTTCGAGGTCATACTCGTTACCCTAGAAGAAGAAATACGAATTGTGCTGAGAGCGGTATCCTCTCTATGCT contains:
- the xseA gene encoding exodeoxyribonuclease VII large subunit, whose product is MTSKLPNLLVPDTALTVAGLTAYIQSLVEQDDQLRQVWLTGEVSSATRYRSGLFFTLQDPDAKATIQCVVWNSQLHKLTTLPAPGEQLILLGRVHVQPHRGSYQLIVWQALPAGEGLRALRSRQLKDRLEAEGLFDPERKRPIPTHPQTVAVVTSPQAAAWGDIQRTLKRRYPGLRVLFSPALVQGDQAPASMVSAIKRVERDGRADVLILSRGGGAIEDMVCFNDEDVVRAIANCSIPVIAGIGHQRDESLSDLAADVMAHTPTAAAEQAVPCLSDLYELHHDRLQSLNLAVLQYLSVEHDRLSGLRDRISRLKLDRSLKQEAQVVSWLRQRLIQSTQRRFQTAEQHCEMLQEKLTTLDPAAVLKRGYAVVRSESRIVRSTEDVHAGENLTIQLGKGQIGVTVTSVSVESEDKTI
- the xseB gene encoding exodeoxyribonuclease VII small subunit, which gives rise to MNQSSNAKPEKLPRLAAESSWNYEETVAKVERILTRIESGELELADVFEEFSAAVNYLRQCESFLAERQKQVDLLIETLTDEAEF
- a CDS encoding tetratricopeptide repeat protein, with amino-acid sequence MKAFELPAKIDQNGKIALPNLPLEQIPQDSVIKVIVLVDDSEDEELRESAVESFRQGWADVVSGNTRPVSELLSELDDSESHSITAVSAGAIQTAQHDDNLTQLMISLNALGSLYKEQGRFSEAEAVLTEAIQIAHKFHNAAQ
- a CDS encoding DUF29 domain-containing protein, yielding MNTELKVSQSNLYQTDYQLWIQDTVEKLKHQDYSQVDWENLLDEIEDMGKSERRSLASNLTIVLLHLLKWQYQCDRRSESWRLSIVEHQIRIEEALEDSPSLKRYLEEILEKQYRKAIRLASAETGLPSETFPSKCPYVIDKVLKADLSEFS
- a CDS encoding ACT domain-containing protein; its protein translation is MSGETDLSELLKSMNPILRDGEYVFCSLDSQNTDWLKLDPICAFREEEGLTLILDRQQANQANISYNSVFRLITLSVHSSLEAVGFLAAITQKLAEHEISVNAISAYYHDHLFVPSVQAEKAIELLREFG